The Portunus trituberculatus isolate SZX2019 chromosome 50, ASM1759143v1, whole genome shotgun sequence genome includes the window TTAATATTGTAGTGCTACAGCCACTATAGAAATGTGGCCTTACCTTACAATGATGCTTTCTCATTTGAAATTGCCGCCATTTTGATCTTTCAGTTTATCGCGACAAAGGATTCCCATCATTACTTTTTACGGACACTGAGCAGCGCCTTGCTGTTGTGAGGCATAGCGATATCACGCTGCTTACGAAAAATAGGTTATGGGAAAATATGGAATACTCCGGGTGATACTTTTCCCACGCCAAACAACGAACCATTTCCTGAACCTGTGATGGCGCAGTACTCAGCCAGTTTGTGTCTATGGCGATTCTTTTTACCAATCTAGTGTGAACTATTGTGCCCTGATGCCTTTGTAATTATTATGAGATAgtattttattgctatttcatctttttctgttaTTGAAAAAGGATAATGCTGAAAATCAAGGAAGAAAGATTATGGAAACCAGAATGAATGCATCATGCACAATATCACATCATAATTCAATATAATATCACCaagtttttgttgtggttgttgtcaGATCTGCACATCTGAGCGTAATTACCATAATCGTGAGTTTCTCCCGATCCAATGGCACCTTAGCTGGTCATGCACAGTTGTCAGTGACGACTTCTGGGCGAGCTGTCTGCCTCATCTATGCATCTTGCTCCTCAACTATGTTCCACATGTTGTATATATGGATATAAATATCAGTGTCACTACATATCTCAATGATTTTTCACAGCAACGTTGGTTGTAGCGTTGTGATAAAACTGTCTTTGAAGGAATTGCTCGTTAAAACAATAGTATACTCGCAAATGAAAAAACTTTAATTGCAACCATATGTGGTACAAAAGTCTATCCAGTAACCTTACATAATGTCGTGTGCATCTCTTTAACAACATTCTATGTTCTGAAGCTCCTCACAAGTTCTATATATATGATAACTAACACTACTTCCTCCAGTTACTCtacagcagtggttcccaaactgggggaaaTTTCCCCCTTTGGAAATTTGAAACTACCAggggggaaataattacactacctactaactaaaaaaatctcaaaatcaaatcaaaagtccttttatttgttactaaccgttctctatggctatgcttagttgttactaactgctctctatccactttactctgtaactataagtttatcagtatttttgtacatttgaaaaataaattagtaaatagtctcagtgtgttttaactgctctttctctcatacacatgaaggAGGAAATCTGGATGGGTGAACTGGGTGCAgggggaaatgacagaaaaaagtttgggaaccactggtctacAGTCTCTGTATCTGAATACATATATAGTATCAGGAGCTATTTTCGAAGTAATATTTATAATTTGTCCTTGAAAATGAGTTTTATAGGTTCATTATATGCTTATTTGTTGTCACCTTTAGGTGTGTGATATAAGAGGATGCCAGAACAAAGTTAATGTCTGCCTAACGGTTTAATGGCAAAACATCTTGCTTGTTCTGGCGCGAGGAAAACGTAGTCAATTGATAAAAACTTCACACAGATACATGGACACTGATAGAGTAGGCACACAGGTATACAGAATATTGTGGCAGCAATAAATGTGTGACACGAAAACAGCAGTGGAGATGGCAGGCATTGACGCAGTACAAATACGGGCATACGAAATGGAAGAATGACCACCAGAAACACGAAACAAGGAATGGCTCTTTGGCAGGGTGGCAACACAGGCAATCAGAATGAAGTATCGGATGGTAGAGCGGAGCAGTGGCACGTATAACGTGTCGATAATGGTGCCCCGAAGCTAAAACAGctcattttcactcattatcTCATCAGGTGACTCACTAGGATTAAGTACCATGTTGTCGCATGTATACCACTATTCTTACCATCATTCAGAACACGTCTTTTTTGGTATTTATTCTtaaatctatctattttttatgtgtATAAGGGACATCGgttagagttaaaaaaaaaaaaaaatcccgctagAGAGCTGGTTCCGGCACAGTAAAGAAAGGCTAATCCAAAACAGGAAAGAAGTGTTTTGAAACTTGGAAGAGTTCAAGTCAGAGGAAGGTgggaatacagaaacaggcagggagttctaagTTTCCtagagaaaggtataaatgattgtgAACAAGGGGTCTTATATTACAGAGAtaaacagaatagggatgaaagaaagaagttcTGTGCAGCGGGACCACAGAGAGAAatgtatgcagttagcaagatcagaggaacagttgacatgaaaatagcagtatatatatatatatatatatatatatatatatatatatatatatatatatatatatatatatatatatatatatatatatatatatatatatatatatatatacacacacacacacacacacacacacacacacacacatatatatatatatatatatatatatatatatatatatatatatatatatatatatatatatatatatatatatatatatatatatatatatatatacacatacacacacacacacacacacacacacacacacacacacatatatatatatatatatatatatatatatatatatatatatatatatatatatatatatatatatatatatatatatatatatatatatatatatatatatatatatatatatatatatatatatatatatatatatatatatatatatatatacacacacacacacacacacacacacacacacacacacacacacatatatatatatatatatatatatatatatatatatatatatatatatatatatatatatatatatatatatatatatatatccctcaaaatcgagagagagagagagagagagaatagggttCAATAGCCCATACATTAGctggaaaggatgaaaagaagagaactgAATTTGCGACAGTTTGAAACaaaaaaggtggagagaaaggatggcaCCAAGGAGGTTAGATTGGAGACCATACGAGCCTATCCTGCCATACAAAGAAAGCGAAGTTTTGGGCAGAGCTTACGatcagattttctttttttttctaagttatgGCTTATAGCTcgtgtaggtctacttgaagaagataggaagcgctgttctgcCTCCATCTATCAGCggcgcaggtaattttattcatagtggtagacatattaaggcccatatcatcacccaaacacatcttTGGAGTAAGGTAATtgcacctccacctagaacctgggtatcatggtgacatgtaggtaactttaaaccgctCATCagatggcaaagtttcaaggcggcacgtggtgggatttgaacctactaTGAATGGACGTTTACTcgattccacgctcaccacatTATCCACTACTCCACCGCCTCCCAAAACATTGGCCTCTCTCGTATTGATTAAGCAAGCGGAAATCAAGAAAGAACTGATGCTTTGATTTATGTAAACTACATTATAGTAtcctaaatatgtcatgtagaccCATTATTAATGGTGTTGATGCCGAATATCCACAGTATTGAAGGAAATACACCAAGACATTTCCCGGAGAAATTATGGAAAAAGGTTgcatttcttgtttattatatGACAGGAAACAGACAGTGAAGTAATTTTTCAGTAATTAAATGGTTTTCCAATACACATTGACATGAAATCGCACATCTTCTAGATAAGAGctataaaatagagagagagagagagagagagagagagagagagagagagagagagagagagagagagagaatcatacgtTTATTTAGCATATATATAAAATCGATCAAGCATAGAATTGATTTCAAACACTAAAGTTCGAGTCTCGTCAGCAAAGTAATTGCAttattaaataaaagagaatatttgTTCTCATTTTGTGTTAAATCACATCCGTCATTTCACAAGTATCATCATATCTACAACATGCACCTTCATATAGAGTCATCCCCCAAAAAAATGGTTTATCATCCCTGCAAATATTTTAACGATTTTGTTTTatatgtgtctgtatgtctattatttaccactttatttatttatttcatatcattttattctattttgtgttTTACTTTGTCCTACCAAATCATATAATTTACGACTAACACACAGAAGGAGCCAACATTCAGCCGATAAGAAGTTACAGTAGCATAAATCCATCATATCTGCATGGATATCATACTAGGTTGTATTTGTTATGTCATGTCTTTACGTGTTGGGCATTGTCCCAGGCACCGCTGGACACCCATACAGCAGCACAAATCATTTGACATTGGGAAATATTGAAAAAGTACAGATTTCTTTTGTAACCATTTTTCGTAAAAAGATTACATTTATAAAGATTATATTTGAATAAAAAATTGCATattcatgaaaataaatattgatTTAGGGTGTTGTTAGGAGGAAACAAGTGAAGGTCAGAAGTCAAAGATAATGTGTACAAGAACACACCAGAGGTGAACTCTCGTGGATGTGGCAGAGCACAGGAGTCCATAGCCTTAGTTTATGCTGCAACGATCCTCATGAACACATTCAAGTTCCTCGGGATCAAACACATAATTGTCGTAGCGACAAAGTACTGCTGGGGCATAGGTGTCGCTAAACTCCAAGCAGTTATAGTACTCGGGGAAACATTTATTTGGGCACTTGGCgaattctccttttcctcggcAGGTAAAATTTTCAATGCAGCCATCGGCACCGATCACATTGCGACACATCGTGCGGCAGGGCGCTTCTGTCGAACACTGTCGGGAAACGGCATCGAAATGTTCTCCTTTGTCGCAGGTTCCAGAGTAGACCGGCACTCCTTCAGTGACACATACGTAATATCTGCGGCAGTCTTTGGGATCCACCACCAATCTGCCTTCATCACCTGGGAAACAGTAGCCGTGGCAGTGACAGCAGAGAGTCTCATTTGTCTGACACTCCGTTCCGTCAAAGAATGGTCTCTCAGGGGGACAGGTCTTTGGATGTCCAAAGTTGCCTTCTGTGTCACAAGCATAATAGGTCCCACAGTCATAGAGTGAAGCGATCAGTGGATCACCTGGCTGGCAATTGTAGTGGCACTCTCCCTTGGAGGCGCAAGGAGGCCTGCATTCCTCTCCGTCCAAATCAGCTTCGCATGCATGAGTCTGTGGATTAAACTCTTGTCCATTCGGACATTCAAAGGGACTGTCGGTAAGCAGCTGGTCATCATTACAGTAATAGAAGCGGTGGCAGTTGATAGGGTCATGGACCATGGTGATGCCAGTACAACCCTCGCAGCTTACTAGACACAAATCTTGGTTGGTGCAGGTCTGCGTGAAAGAGGCAGGAACCTGGAGGAGAGAGGCAATATAATGAGGatgacagtacacacacacacacacacacacacacacacacacacacacacacacacacacacacacacacacacacacacacacacacacgtgcactcacacacacacacacacacacacacacacacacacacacacacacacacacacacacacacacacacacacttacaaaagCTAGCGCCAACAGGAGGAGCGATCGTGGATCCATGGTAGTGATTGTGAGGCAGTGTGTTACGTGAATGAAGCCGTGGACGGTGAGTGAGTATGATTAACGAGACAGATAAACTGGCACTATATACCCAAGGTTCACCCCCACGGTGAACCTTAGACACATTTTCTCACAATTTGTATTTCGCAATCATGGACAACTTCCTGAAAGTTCACTTTTCTCACAGTAAAATGCGCCTCTTGTTTgagtcttatctctctctctctctctctctctctctctctctctctctctctctctctctctgatctacgTCACTGAGTACTC containing:
- the LOC123500022 gene encoding peritrophin-44-like → MDPRSLLLLALAFVPASFTQTCTNQDLCLVSCEGCTGITMVHDPINCHRFYYCNDDQLLTDSPFECPNGQEFNPQTHACEADLDGEECRPPCASKGECHYNCQPGDPLIASLYDCGTYYACDTEGNFGHPKTCPPERPFFDGTECQTNETLCCHCHGYCFPGDEGRLVVDPKDCRRYYVCVTEGVPVYSGTCDKGEHFDAVSRQCSTEAPCRTMCRNVIGADGCIENFTCRGKGEFAKCPNKCFPEYYNCLEFSDTYAPAVLCRYDNYVFDPEELECVHEDRCSIN